GCctccctccccagcctgctgCTGCTTCGTGCTGCCATCTGGTGGTCGCACCTGGGAATGGCACtgttttcctgcctcagttcccaGTGGAGAACTGGACAGGAAGGACCCAGGGTCCCTTGGTTCCCTTGCTACTCCCGCTCCGTTTGTCTCAACTCTAGTCCTTGGATGGCTTCGTGTTCGCCTTGAACCAGGaaggaaaattcctctacatCTCAGAGACAGTGTCCATCTACCTGGGTCTCTCGCAGGTAAGACTCCCCTGCAGTACACAGCTATCTACTGCCTGGCCTGGGCACGCCCTTTCTCTCTTGCGGTATCTCTAAGCACAACGTGGAAAACAGACAACCTTCCTCGGAACCCCGCAAAGCAGCCCTACGTATGCTGGAGGACTCGAGCGAGACcacgagttcaaagccagccagggagTCTTAGCAAGACCTcgtctcaaaattaaaatttggTCTAGAGATGTAGTTCTACAGCCacgagtgcttgcctggcattcaCAAAGCCCCGGGTTCCTTACCCAAACCCAGCATGGCGGTGAGGTATAAACCTTACACTAAATCCAGCATccaagaggtggaggcaggaggatcagaagtttcaggccagcctaggctatacgAGACGGTCTCAAAAACAAACGCTACCCCAAAGGAGGGGACTCGAATGTGTAGGTGACAAAGTAGGGTGGATAAGGTGATCGTGTGGGCGGGGTGTGGGTGAGGACTACAGGGGAATGAAGGTTGGAGGGAGGCAGGTCACCCACCCCAAGCAGGCATGGCGGGTTTCTGAGGAAGAATTGCCATGGTTGGATACGCGACTCTCAGGAGAGCTGCAAATGGGGCTTGAGGGTCACTGAGGAGTCGGAGCATGATCAGACGGAAAGCCAGAGGCTGTAGTGAGGGGGCCTGGCATGGGATCCCTGTGAGATCCCAGAGGCCAACCTCCAAGGCTCTAACTCATTAAAGAGCTGAAAACTGCCGGCCTTGAtttccagaatttgggaggctgaggcaggaggatcaccaccaGTCTGAGGCGAGCCTGGGCTAGgtagcatgcctttaatccaggatTTCAGGAGGTACAGGCAGGCCGATTaataaatttgaggccaacctggtctacatataaGAAGTGAATTCCAGAACACCCAGAGCTATAAAAGtaaggccctgcctcaaaacaaacaaacaaaagcccctcCCCGCGTGATTTAAAAAAGCAGGACGCGGCGCCTGCATTCCTCCCCGTCCCCGGCAGGTGGAGCTCACGGGCAGCAGCGTCTTCGACTACATCCATCCCGGGGACCACTCGGAAGTCCTCGAGCAACTGGGATTGCGGGCTGCAAGCACCGGCCCCCCTACGCCGCCTTCcgtgtcctcctcttcctcctcgtcgtCTTCCTCCTCGCTGGTGGACACCCCCGAGATTGGTAATTTCCAGGAGTCCCCTCCTGGCCAGTGAATGAAGTCTGAGGGTAGATCCTGGTGTTTGTGCTTAACATGCCTCAAACCGAgattttgtaaaaacaaacaaacaaaccaacaacaacaaaaaaccaaaccaaaacaacagcaaaacaaaacaaagaccccACAATGCGTCAAGCCACCTTAAGGCACTGGGGTGTCTAAACTTGCCTGGTCCCCCAGAATGGCCGAAATATACCAAAATTGGAGAGGCTGCAAGGAAGTGGGATTAAGTCTGAGAATCTGAGAACTTATTTTTTCATTCCACTCACTGtgcctttaaatttttcattgatcCCTAACTTCACACCCACAGGACCAGGGATGGCCTTCAAGTCAGGCATAGCAAAGAGAGATCAAGTTACTTGTCCCGAGTCACCCAGCCATTccatcctttttgtttgtttgttttggggtttttgttttgttttggatttgtttttgtttttttccgagacagggtttctctgtgtagcccaggctgtcctggaactcactctgtagaccaggctggcctcgaactcagaaatccacctgcctctgcctcccggagtgctgggattacaggcgtgcgccaccactgccaggctttttCTATTCCATCTTtttaatcgtgtgtgtgtgtgtgtgtgtgtgtgtgtgtgtggtgtttaacTTTCAGGACCCAATTCTTtctgttgatgttttgttttgttttgttttgttttgttttgttttgttttgcttggtgtttgtttaagacagggtttttctgtataactgccctggttgtcctgcactctgtacaccaggctggctttgaactcagatattcctgcctctgcctcctgagtgctgaggtaaaggcgtgtgccaccactgcccagcttcctttcctttatACTTCTAGTCTGTGACAGGGGACCTGGCTGCCACAACAGTCCTAGCCTGCCCTCTGTGGGTCACAGGATGCCTGGGGACAGAACTGATCGAAGGCTTCTGACCAGGAAAGAGGGGCCTCATCTGACCTTGGCCCGGATGTCCCATGAGGGGAGATTATTTTATCAGTGTGCCCTGCGGCCATTAGATGCATCTGAGTGTCTGGGGCGGCCACACCGAGGCTGGTTCTGAGTTGACAGGATTCTGGAAACTCTATGACCGTTCCCTCTTGTTCTGTCTCAGAAGCCAGCGCCACCGAGGCGTCCCCTGCCTTCCGGGTCCAGGAGCGGTCCTTCTTTGTCCGCATGAAGTCCACCCTCACCAAGAGGGGCCTGAATGTCAAAGCCTCTGGGTACAAGGTGGGTATGAGCCGTCTCTTTCCCTCCGGTGAGCCTGCTGTATCCCAGGATGCAGGGGATTGGGAACAAAACCTGAGACACACCCAAGCCTCCCCGGCCCAAGGGAGGAACCGGGCAAAGCCTTGACTTACCTGgctgtggtcctcctgcctcagcagtcCCACCCGGCACCTCCCCAGACACCCCCACCTTCCACAGGTCATTCACGTGACAGGGCGCCTGCGGGCCCGAGCCCTGGGTCTTGTGGCCCTCGGACACACGCTGCCCCCGGCCCCGCTGGCTGAGCTGCCTCTGCATGGACACATGATTGTCTTCCGCCTCAGCCTGGGCCTCACCATCCTTGCTTGTGAGAGCAGGTACCGGGGTCGGGGAGGGAGGGACGGTGGGTCCGTTGGAGACCTGGGGCTATGTGGGGACCAGTCAATCCTGGGCCCTCAGTCTGGGGCCGCGCGGGGAGTTATGGGAGCAGAGAGGACATGGGAGGGAGTCTGCAGAGATGCCTGGGAGactgggtgggggttgggagggatGGAGgtgagagggtgggggtgggggtgggaggggcatCCTTGTCTCCCTGCTAGGCTTGCCCGGTTCCCTTTCGGGCCTCCTGTAACTCATCCTTTTCTTCACCTGTATTATTACTACGCCCATTTTACAGAAGGAAGCTGAGGTACTGCAAGGGTGTGGATCCTGGGGAGCGCTGTCTGCAGTCACTCAACATCTCCCaactcctttcccctttctttcccgtGATCTCCAGAGTGAGCGACCACATGGACATGGGACCCTCGGAACTGGTGGGACGCAGCTGCTACCAGTTTGTCCACGGACAGGATGCAACCAGGATCCGCCAAAGCCATCTGGACCGTGAGGCACACTTCTGTACCCTCTCCCTGCCCACCTACCATCACAAAACCACGAAtgatcctgcttccctgttccctGGAAGTCCTTCTTCAGGGCTAACCGGAGTCTCTGGTTGCACTGCAGTTCCTGGGGGCTGCAGAGAGGCTGAGCGATGCCTGGGGCCGGGGGCACCGTAAGCGGGGTGAGCGGGGTCTCGGACCCACCGATGCTGGGGTACCTCTGGGTCTCTgacttctctgtctttctccccgCTCCCGCTGTCTCCTACCCACCTGACCCTCCCACCCCCTGGGCTCTCTGCTCCCTGGGATGCGCCAGTGCTGGACAAAGGGCAGGTGGTGACTGGTTACTACCGTTGGCTGCAGCGTGCGGGGGGCTTCGTGTGGCTGCAGTCTGTGGCCACGGTGGCCGGGAACGGGAAGAGCGCAGGGGAGCATCACGTGCTGTGGGTCAGTCACGTGCTCAGGTGAGAGGTGGCCCAGCCAGGGCCTTAAAGGGACGGCTCTGTAGACACGAAGGGGAAAGGACCAGGGGGCCGAGGGATGGAATGGCCTCCCTTGCTGGACACAGAGAAGGATCCCTGTTGGGAGGAGTCACATCTGGGACGTGCCTGTGGTGTGCCTCCGGCTGAAGGTGTGAGCTGGACTCTAGGGCACGGGGGACAACAGAAGGCACTGTACAGGGCAGGGGGGGTGCATTGTGAGCAGAGGGCACAGAACGGACGGACGAGCCTCGGGTCTACAGCCCGAGCCGCCCAGGGAAGAACAGAGCGTTTGGGGCTGGAGCAGAGTCTGGGGCCAGGGAGGCTGTAGACGGCAGCAGGACATCTTACCTCGTGGTCACTGGAGAACTATCGAAGGTTTTATGTCTGGAGGGGATCACAAATGTGCACTTTTGGAAAATCCTTCTTTCCGCTGAGAGCTGACTGGGAAATAATAGAGACCGGAGGGCAAGAGGAGGCTGTGGCGTGGTTTAAGAGATGCGAGCGGAAAAGGGGGTGCCATTTGCCCCTTTGCTGAGCTGATTTGATTTGGACCCTAGAAGGGAGCAGGTGATCTAGATCAAAGAGACGCAGACAACCCTGATATGCTTAGAGGACGCCCAGGTGACACGAGGGCACTGACAGGAGCCAGGTTCGCCACAGCAGGGAGAACTCAGATGAGAATATATTTGGAATTGGTCCTCTGGTCCCAGCCAGtggaaagactgaggcaggaggccacCTTGGGAAACCTGGAGAGACTGTCTCAATAAGGAATGCTCAGTGGTAGAATCACTGCCTaaaatcccccagtgagggggctgggggcgtggctcagcggtagagcccctgcctagaatcccccagtgaggggctgggggcgtggctcagtggtagagcccctgcctagaatcccccagtgaggggctgggggcgtggctcagtggtagagcccctgcctagaatcccccagtgaggggcagggggcgtggctcagtggtagagcccccgcctagaatcccccagtgagggggctgAGGGCGTGGCTCAgcggtagagcccctgcctagaatcccccagtgagggggctgggggcgtggctcagtggtacagccccgcctagaatcccccagtgagaggctgggggcgtggctcagtggtacagcccCTGCCTAGCACATGGAAGGCTCTTGGGTTTAATTCAAGGTGTGTGTGAGTCCCCAACTAGGAATTTATAGGTCTGATAGAAAGTTTTTAGTTCCGCGGGGCGGTATCCACAAGCTCCCTACTGGAAACTGTCTATACTCACTGCTGTCCCAAGATCCCTGGTTTTCAGTTCCATCATCTTGTCCCCAGCCATGCTGAAGGCGGCCAAACACCTCTGGATGCCTTCCAGCTTCCAGCCGTTGTGTCTCAGGAGGAGCCATCCAGCCCGGCCCCAGAGCCCACAGGTAAGCTAACCTGGTCCCATTCCACACCCGGGAAGACTGAGGGCCACTGGGACTGCCCACCGTGGGAGCCATTAAACACAGGCGGCCATTTACAATAATAGCTGGAGTTACTCGTCCTTCAGGATGGGGAGATGacccagtgggtaaagtgctggCCAGGACAGCTTAAAGACACGGTGTCCCCCTCATAAGGAAAAGCCAGGTGTGAAACGTgcgtctgtaaccccagtgccaGGGGGGTGgcgacaggaggattcctgaggCTGAATTGGCTCAATGTcgattgagagaccctgtctcaaaatgtaaaGTAGaaccgggccgtggtggcgcacctttagtcccagcacttgggaggcagaggcaggaggatctctgtgacttcaaggttagcctggtctacagagtgagttccaagacaaccagggctacacagagcaaccctgtctcaagaagaagaagaaatcccaGCTGAGAGCacgtgttcttgcagaggactgaggtttcattcccagcatgcacagggctcAGAGCCACCCATATTTCATTTCTCAGGGGCCTGATGCCCTCTGGCTGCTGTAGGGACCAGACACTCATGTGATACAGACACATTTGTAGACAGAACGCACATGCACATTAAATAACTCCAAATGGGGCCAGGACGACTGAGCAATGAAGACCACAGCTGCTCTTGTGGAGAACTGGGGTcaaactcccagcacccacatggtgatgCACAACCATCggtgactccagttccagtgggTCTAGTGCTCGCTCGCTCCTGGCCTCCAGAGGCAAAAGgcacccacatacagacacacatacaggcaaagcactcacacaGGTGACACAAACCTAAACAATTTGAATAATAGTTCTCCACAAATTGAAACCAGCTAGGGTGGGGAGCAGCGCCTCAGGACAAGCCTTTATTCCCACCactcagaggcaggtgggtctctgtaagttcgaaaccagcctggtctatataatgaggtCTAGACTcagagagctacacagtgagatcttaCCTCGAAAACAACACaattgcctggcagtggtggcgcacgcctttaatcccagcacttgggaggcagaggcaggtggatttctgagttggaggccagcctggtctacagagtgagttccaggagagccagggctacccccccccaaaaaaaaaagaaacgaaaggaaaagaacagaacacAATCAAGCAGAACatgatggtgcatacctttaatcaaagcagttgggaagcagaggcaggcagatctctgagttccaggccagccttgcctacagagtgagttccaggccagccagaactacattgtgagaccctgtattggggaggaaaaaaacccCCTTCATCCTACCCCAAAATTAAACATCTTCATCCTCAAATTTATCCACTATATTTCAAATAGTCACCAGCAATATATGGCCAGTGGCTCTCTCTCAGGACAATACAGATGAGATAATGTCAAAGTTCCATTGCTGCAGGGAGGGCGTGCTGGGAGTTCTTTAGTCTGTAGAGGTCTAGCTGGGACTTCTCAGTCTAGGCTTTCCTGGCATGTCAGGGCTGGATGGGTCTGTACTGTGGGAGGTGCCTACTGTGTGCCtgaggatgggagggggagggattaCTGGGGCTTGGGAACTGCAGACCTACTGTGCTGTGCCTATACTTGAAGAGCAAGGGCTGGGGACACACATATTCCTTCAAAAGCTTCCTTTGAGGCTGGTGTGGTAGTGAAGGACTATTAACGCCAgctactggggaggctgagacagggggatgCCAAGGTTAGCCTGGACAACTTAGCAAGACTATGTCTCCAAGAGTAAAAGGGTCAGGTGGGGTGACCCAGTGAATACAGGGCCTGCTGTGCCATGCATAAAATCCTGAGGGTGGGCCAGGTGGTGGTACGCACCCACCTCTCATCCCaggactcgggaggcagaggccggcggacctctgtgagctccaggctagcctgatctacagagccagtcccaagacagtcagggcacacagagaaaccctgtgttgacaAAACAACACCCAAGCAAACGAAGACTTGCGTTTGGatctctagcacccacataataTCTGGGTAATCTCAGTGTTGAGAGGTGACAGACATGTAGATCCCAGGAGTTTGCCAGCCAACCAGCCTAGCCAGAAACAAGAGCTCTAGGTTCAGTACGCGCCTCTGTCTCGAAGAACAataccagtgagatggctcatcagggaGAAACGCCTTGCCCTGTGACCTCCACGTGTGTGTCATGGGGCCTgtgcacccacactcacacatacacagagcaaTTACAAATGCCACTGTagagatggctcggcgggtaACGacccaaacctgatgacctggcTTGGATCCTCAGAAGCCACATAAAGATAGAAACCTGAGTcagcaaagctgtcctctgacctggtCCACACCTTCATGATGGCGTGTACGCCTCCACTGTACACgcggtgatgatgatgatggatagAGAGGAAGAGTGCCAGTGTGGATGGTCACCTCCATACCCTCACCCACACATACAAAGTCAAAAGAAGGCTTCGAATCTGGTTCAATGGCAGGCCTGGGGAGAATCCATCACTAAAgaactgggggcgtggctcaatggtagagccccgcctagaatcccccagtgaggggggtgggggcgtggctcagtggtagagccccgcctagaatcccccagggaggggctggggcgtggctcagtggtagagccccgcctagaatcccccagggaggggctgtgggcgtggctcagtgggagagctcCTATCTTGACCTCCTCCTAGGCTCCCGTGGGTGCAGGCTGTAAGGGGCGGGCTGTGGGCGTGGTTTGGCCGTagagctctacaaagaataaatataaagtatcttcttCAGAGGAAGAGCTTCCAGTTGACCGGAAGCAGTCTGTGCCTGTGGAccaggacaaggacaaggacccTCAGGCCCGAGGCAAACGCATCAAAGTGGAGGCCAGCCCGAAGGAAGCTAGAGGCTCAGAGGACAGTGGAGAGGAGGAGCCCTCGGATCCACCGGCTCCACCGCGGCCAGAATTCACTTCCGTCATCCGGGCAGGGGCCTTGAAGCATGATCCAGTACTGCCGTGGGGTTTGACGAGTCCAGGAGACCCCTCGCCCGCCCTCCTTCACGCAGGCTTCCTGCCGCCTGTTATGCGAGGCCTGTGTACCCCAGGCGCTATCCGCTACGGCCCTGCAGAGCTGAGCCTGATGTATCCACACCTGCACAGGCTGGGCCCGGGCCCCTCGCTGCCCGAGGCCTTTTACCCGACGCTGGGCCTGCCCTACCCGGGGCCCACGGGTACTAGGGTGCAGCGGAAGGGAGACTGAAAACAGCGTGACACCGGAGGGCCAAACCTGAGACATAGGTCAAGTCCTGGAGCTGTTCTTGAGAATTAAACGCCACTCCCTGAGGGGCTCCATCCCCAGGGATTTCCACCTCCACCATTGCTTTTTCTTGTTCCTTTAAAATgatttacttgtatgtgtgtccatgtgtggtatggtgtggaaATTAGGTCTCCCCGTCTACCATGCGGGTCCTGAGTGTCAAagtcaggttatcaggcttgggaGCAAGTGCCTCCACCCACGGAGCCATCCTGCCTCATTCCCATTGGCTGCCCTggtctccctccccacctccccagacAACAGGAGCTATCACTCGGAGTCTTGAACTGCTGAAGAGTCAGGTTTTAATGTCCCAGTTGTCAGGCCCAGCCAGTTCCCCACAGCCCTGCTGTTCACTCGGGGGGTGGCCTGCCCGCTTCGTCTGGGCCTTCCGTACTGGCTGCCCCGTCATCGTCAGGTACCAATTCCACGTCCAGTTCCAGCTGGCCCATGTAGAGACCTACTGCGCAAGCCCAGAGCAGACTGGCAGCCAACACTGCCCCCACACCAGCGGCAGCACCACCAAGCGACAGTTGCATGGGTCCCCTCAGTGCTGCCAGACCCACTGCATAGGAGGCTCCGCCCCACACCACGCACAGGCCACCCAGCAGGAAGAAGCCTGTGGAAGAAGGAGCAATGATCAATAGTTACAGGGTCCAGGGTACCCCAAGGGGCTGACAGGGTGAGGTGGGGAGCATAAATCAGTAGGAGCGCAGGGCGGGCCGAGGCTTCTGACATCAGCTAGCGAGAGGCTGGAGGGGGGCCAGCTAATGAAAGGCTTGCTCGATCGGGCAActtaagactgtctcaaaatagccggacggtggtggcgcacacctgtaatcccagcactctgggaggcagaggcaagtggatttctgagttcgaggccagcctggtctatagagtgagttccaggacagccagggctacacagagaaaccctgtctcgaaaaaaccaaatccaaacaaacaaacaaacaaacaaaaaaaccgaaAAGGTTGGAGAGGCAGTTCAGGGGTACAGCACCGACCTAGGATCctccaatgaggggctggggcgtggctcagaggTAGAACAGGGAGCTAAAAAATTCACCAGAGTTAAGGCTGGGGATGTGTAGTTCAGTGATACAGCACTTAACTAGCAGGCTGATCTCCTTGTcattataacaataaataaataaataaataagtaaatgaatgaatgaatgaatgaaggcagACGAGGGCTCAAATGCATGAGCCCCGTATATGAGACTTTGTAAATGGAGGTATCTGGGACTTGGAGG
This portion of the Apodemus sylvaticus chromosome 1, mApoSyl1.1, whole genome shotgun sequence genome encodes:
- the Npas1 gene encoding neuronal PAS domain-containing protein 1: MATPYPRSGGRGEVKCGGGRGAGVPWDFLPGLMVKAPPGPCLQAQRKEKSRNAARWRRGKENLEFFELAKLLPLPGAISSQLDKASIVRLSVTYLRLRRFAALGAPPWGLRAVGPPAGLAPGRRGPVALVSEVFEQHLGGHILQSLDGFVFALNQEGKFLYISETVSIYLGLSQVELTGSSVFDYIHPGDHSEVLEQLGLRAASTGPPTPPSVSSSSSSSSSSSLVDTPEIEASATEASPAFRVQERSFFVRMKSTLTKRGLNVKASGYKVIHVTGRLRARALGLVALGHTLPPAPLAELPLHGHMIVFRLSLGLTILACESRVSDHMDMGPSELVGRSCYQFVHGQDATRIRQSHLDLLDKGQVVTGYYRWLQRAGGFVWLQSVATVAGNGKSAGEHHVLWVSHVLSHAEGGQTPLDAFQLPAVVSQEEPSSPAPEPTEEELPVDRKQSVPVDQDKDKDPQARGKRIKVEASPKEARGSEDSGEEEPSDPPAPPRPEFTSVIRAGALKHDPVLPWGLTSPGDPSPALLHAGFLPPVMRGLCTPGAIRYGPAELSLMYPHLHRLGPGPSLPEAFYPTLGLPYPGPTGTRVQRKGD